Sequence from the Anas acuta chromosome 24, bAnaAcu1.1, whole genome shotgun sequence genome:
TCACCCCCTCAGCCATGGGGGTGCTGCTCCATCCACAGATGCTGCTGCCGTGGGTAAATACTTAACTGAAGTTtgcttgtgtttattttttttagagagtCTGTTATTACAGCATTTCACCCTTTCAAGTGCTCTTTGATACACAGGCAGATAAACAGGTAGGAGATGTATTTGATAATCAGagaaaaaaggcttttcagCAAATGATgcttgggtgagatttgaatcAGTCGCAGCTAATAGTGGAAGCGGCTAAActaaaggaaatataaaaaaagaacacagataACCTATTTTTAGCCTAAGAGCAGTTTTCTTAAAATGAGTAAAATGCCATGCGCTGAGCTGATGGGAATCATGTTTTCCACCTAAGGCGCACAGATTATTTGTGACCTCTCTGAAGGCGAGCACAGAAAGCTGGATGGGCTACAGGGCTTTTTGTGAGAGCCTCTGCCACTGCAGGACTATAGGGCCAGATATTTCTCATGAGACCAGGGGTGCTCCCATAGCCAGCAGCTACATTTCGTTCCATTTCTACCAAATACAAGCTGTTGCTCTCTTGTTTTTCTGACAACACGATCCAGAGGTCCCAGCCTCATCCCTCATCCCATGGGAGCACCCATGGGCTCCCAGTCCATGGGGACAGCTGGGCAGAGAAAGCGCTGGAAGCACGTACGAAGCCAGGCCTTTTTGCCCACAAATATGGCAAAGTCTTGCTCTGACTtccaaaagagagaaaaaaataatacattatcTTCAATTTGAAATAGATCCTTTAACATTAAGAGCGTGGCTTTTAAAAGAGCtaaataaaagtagaaatagCTTGGTTTAACTTCAAACATTTCTAACCAAAAGGTTTGgcctctttatttctttcattttcgTATTTTAATACTGAATCTACTGTCCTGAGTTTGCAGATTATTTTGATCCAGCTGGGGATCTTTTCCAGTAAATAAGCTGTTTCACTTGAAGTATTCAGCGTGTCTGTACTACAGCTCCTACCCACACTTATCTTGGAAACCCGATGACCCTTCGGGCTAGATTTTATTGCGGGATTTTCACTTTATAAGCCATGTCTGTAGCAATCAAATTGCCGCTGTCTCGCCTCAGCTGCAGATGGCTTTCAGCTGATCTGGCATTTGgtacaattgttttccttttgggaaGGTTTTTTAATCCCCTTTTATGAATATATTATTAGCCGAAGGGAGGCCGGTGCTTTAAACTGTATCTCGAgtgtgaaagggaaaataacttTGTGTGGAAGCTGCTTGGTACAAACACTGCAACGGCGAGTCTGGGTGTAGGGACACGGGAAATTTGCTCGTGACTTGGAAACCCAGCCTGGTGCGAGGGAAAACAGCCCCATTGCCCATCAACTCTGCTCCCGCATGCCTCTAAGGGGATGTTTTAAGCCCAAGCTCCCTGTGAGGCCTCGGGGTGGAGGAGCCCAACTGCAGCTCTGGGACAcccacagcaggagcagggtgagACCCCAGGAAGGGGAGACAGCGATTCAGCTCTTTTCGGGGTTTTTCACCCCATTAGACAGCGTGCTGAGCATTTCAGGTGGCCACACCAGGCGGACTGACCCCCAGTGCCAGTCACTTTCCCAGGGCAAGGACATCAATTAAATAAGGTGGACTAACCAGGATGAATGGAAAACTGATTACGGGCAGGAGCAGTGTTAATTACACGAACACTACTCACTGAGTAAGGCACCTCTCCTTGCGGCATCCATCATCATTATTGCCGTGCCACAAACCACCCCGAGGAGCACAAAGCATCACTGGCAGCCTCCAGCCGCCTGCCGGGGAGATTGCGGCACCAAGAAAGTCCTCGCCTCCCCCGCTCGCCTCCCTGGTATCTGAAGGCTCTGTTTGTTCATTAGCCTTCTTTATTTGCATCCGCAGAGGCTTAATGAGACGGCTCTGCGGTGTTAAACAGAAAGCAGCCACGGAGGAAGAGCCCATTAGGGGCGGTCAGGCAATGTGTAACTGTCTCTAACAGAGCAGCTCCTTCCAAGGGCCGTGCTTTGGTGACACCGGCTCTGTGTGAACAGCAAAGGCGCAGATTCCTGAGCAGTTCATCAAGGCTAATTAGCTCTTTGCCTTTTAAGGCTAGTTCAGCAGCTGCCGGGTGCCACCAGCACATCCCTTTCCTGCAGCCCTCGGGCCGGGTTCCTGCACCACCGCTGGTCCCGATGCAGCTCCAATCCTCACCCAGGTGGGGATTtgggatggggaggaaaaaccTCTCGTTTTCCCCGTGGGGTCCCAGCGgggtcccctccgccccccttGGCCACCCCATCACCCGGGGTGTCCCGCAGCCCCGCGGGCCGCCGCCAGCCCCTCGCCCTCCAAAACAAACTGGCGCCCGGCGCGCTCGCTCTGCCTTGACCGGAACGTGCCCAGTGATTCATTTCTAAAGCAAAAGCCCGGTGTTGACATTGAGAGGGGTGTTATCGCTGATACCGCGGGGCGAGGGTGTACCTGTTGGTATAAGAGCCACGCCGCTGCGCAGCCTGCACCCGCAGAGCCCCGCCGAGGCCAGCACCGCCGCCATGAAGCGCCTCTTCTTCCTCGCCGTGCTCTGCCTCGCCCTGGGCAGTGGCTTGAAGAGGTAAGGGGGGACCCCAGGGCGCTGGGGTGCTCACAGAGGGGCTTCAACACCATCAATGAGCGGGGCAAGGGCTCACAGGTAGGGCTGACCCACCTTGTGCAGGCACCAGGGGCTCTTTGGGGGCACCTCCACCCCCAGGGTGACCcccaggagggctgcagggggtgGGCAGGGTTGGGGGGCAGCACGAGGAGCCGGAGCAGCAAACACCAGCATGAATTAACCGTGCTCTGCTCCCCCTCTGCCacgagggaggcagggaagtgGCTGGGGACCTGCGTCCTGATGGCACTGGGATGCTCAGGGTGGATTTGGGGGCTGCAAGGCATCAGCAGCCCGCAGCCAGCCCCATACCCAAAGGGACATCCCCAGTGACAAGGACCTCGCTCCCCCAGGGTGACCCTGACGCGGCACCGCTCGCTGCGGAAGACGCTGCGGGACCGCGGGCAGCTCTCCCAGTTCTGGAAAGCCCACAAGCTCGACATGGTCCAGTACAGCGAGGACTGCTCTGCCTTCACGGCAGCCAACGAGCCCCTCATCAACTACCTGGACGTAAGTGCGGTGCCGGTGGCGGCACCGAGGGCTGCCCCGCCAACACCCAAGGCACCTTGTGCTGCACGAAGCATCCCGACCacccaaattcttcctgtaAAGCCCACGCCTGTTATCAGAGCAAGCCTGGGGACTGCACCAGTGTGCCAGGGCTGGTGCCCACCTGCTCCTGGCCGGGCCTTTGCTCCTGCAGCCGCGATGCTGAGCACAGGCAAGGGAGCACGTTCAGCGCAGCCAACCCACTCCCTGCCCGCTCCATGTCCAAGGCTGGGGGGACCAGGTTCCCTCCCGGGTTAACACACGTGGCACACATCCGAGAAGGCCTCGCCACAGGGGACCCATGGGAAGGGGCACGGGGGGTCCCCCAGACTCTTCCCACCCCCCAGCAGAGCGAGGTTTCTGCCCCCAGAGCCCCGGTTGCTGTTTGCATCCCCATGGTGAGGGTCCCCTCGGGGCTTGGCCCTGCTGCCCGACCCCGCAGGAAGAGGCTCACACCCACACCCGCTGTCCTGCCTTTGTTCTCAGCTTGCCTTCTAGTTCCTAAAATATTTGCCTCCCTTATTTCACCTGGCGTGATGCAGCTGTGGCAGATAAACGCTGCCCCGGTGCCAGCCATCCCACGCATGAACCCAATCCGTGCTGCGCATCCTGGCACAGCCCCCCTCCGCCAGGACCTCCTGCAGCACCGACAGCCGCCCTCagtctctgctctgcctttgctAGATGGAGTACTTCGGGCAGATTTCCATCGGGACCCCTCCCCAGAACTTCACGGTGGTTTTCGACACGGGCTCCTCCAACCTCTGGGTGCCGTCCATCTACTGCACCAGCAAAGCCTGCAGTGAGTAGGGGCTCCCCAAAACAGCCAGCGGTGGTGGGACCCCGGGTGTCCCCTCCAGGGTGGCCACGGGGTCCAGCCAGCACCAAGGGCACAGGGACCACCACCGGggccacctccctgcccagcctgaAGCCCCCAGCTGGGCTGAACCCCCCCGGGCAGTCTAGGATAAAAGAGGTGCTGCATTTGTGTTTGGTTTGGAACTGCAGCCggaggggagaggcagcagggacaggagcagCGTGGGTTTGTTTGCTCGCCAGCACAGGCGGCGATCACACCACCAGGACCCGGTACCATCAGCCCGCGGGAGATATCGGCCGTGCTCTTTAGGCCTTTCTTGTGGGAGAGCCTTTAAGCAAACAAGGCGAGATTATAGCGCATAATGCAGACGGTCAGcaaggagctggctgcaggaacAAGGCGGGCACAGAGGCCACGGCACGGCTCCGGGCTGGCTGCCCGGGGGTCGGGCGGGTGACAAGCACCGCGCTTGTTCGGGCTGCCGGCGAGGAGCTGAGCCCAGCTGGGGCGCACGGCGTGGGGCACGTCCCGGAGCCGGCCCTTCTctgtgccctgctcccagcacagcccaacgggggtcagggaaaaaaagccagGAACAGCAGTGATGGGCTGGGAGAAtcgctgctgcctgtggggtggGAACGGGAGTGGTGATCATCGGGTCTCACAACAACATCGCACGAGTTAATCCTTGGCAAACCTCCCCCCATTCGGGCAGCTTGCCCTTATCCCTCCCCAAAACAACCCCAGCACGTCCACGTTCCTCGTGAGCCGCTCTGTCCTGCGGCAGCCCCCAAGGAGCAGGCGTTGGGGTTTGCCCCGGGGCCGTGGCACGGCGCTGCTGCTCACGGCCCCGTCCTCCCCCAGCCGAGCACGCCAGGTTCCAGCCGTCGCGCTCCAGCACGTACCAGCCCGTGGGCATCCCCTTCTCCATCCAGTACGGGACCGGCAGCTTGACGGGGGTCATCGGGTCTGACCAAGTCACCGTGAGTCACGCTCGGTTTCTCCCGCTCCGGGTAATTTGCCCGGGACTCCCCTGGGGCCGGGGAGCCGGCAGCGAGCCTCGTCCTTCCCGCAGGTGGAGGGCCTGACCGTGACGAACCAGCAGTTCGCAGAGAGCGTCAGCGAGCCGGGCAAAACCTTCCTGGATGCCGAATTTGATGGGATCCTGGGGCTGGCCTACCCGGCCCTGGCCGTGGACGGGGTCACCCCCGTCTTCGACAACATGATGGCCCAAAACCTGGTGGAGCTGCCCATGTTCTCGGTCTACATGAGCTCGTAAGGGCACGGCGCTGCTGCGGGGCATGGCTGTGGCTCGAGGGGCTGATAAGGACGTTACACTGAGCTAGCAAGGAGGGTTTCTTAAGCATGCTGCAGAGCTCAGACCTTACAGGAGCAAAGCCAATGCCCCTGAGCATTTGTGGGAAGCAAGCGGGCATAAATCCATCAGTATAAAATGCGATGTGGGaagtgaaagggaagaaatccctcacgtcccctcctgcccccaggaACCCGGACTCCTCCCTGGGCGGAGAGCTGCTCTTCGGGGGCTTTGATCCCTCTCGCTTCACGGGGACCCTGAACTGGGTGCCGGTCACACAGCAGGGCTACTGGCAGATCCAGCTGGACAAGTGAGTGGGGCCGGCGCCAGGAGGGCTTGGacaggctgctggggcagggcacgGGTCCTGCACGGAGCTCCTcaccctcctgcctcctcctgcagcgTGCAGGTGGGTGGCACCGTGGCGTTCTGCAAGGACAGCTGCCAGGCCATCGTGGACACCGGGACGTCGCTCCTCACCGGCCCTACCAAGGACATAAAGGAGCTGCAGAAATACATCGGAGCCACGCCTGTGGATGGAGAGGTGAGGGCGGGGGGGGTCGGGCA
This genomic interval carries:
- the CTSE gene encoding cathepsin E, with protein sequence MKRLFFLAVLCLALGSGLKRVTLTRHRSLRKTLRDRGQLSQFWKAHKLDMVQYSEDCSAFTAANEPLINYLDMEYFGQISIGTPPQNFTVVFDTGSSNLWVPSIYCTSKACTEHARFQPSRSSTYQPVGIPFSIQYGTGSLTGVIGSDQVTVEGLTVTNQQFAESVSEPGKTFLDAEFDGILGLAYPALAVDGVTPVFDNMMAQNLVELPMFSVYMSSNPDSSLGGELLFGGFDPSRFTGTLNWVPVTQQGYWQIQLDNVQVGGTVAFCKDSCQAIVDTGTSLLTGPTKDIKELQKYIGATPVDGEYAVECSNLNVMPDVTFTINGLPYTLTSQAYTLMEYSDGMAFCTSGFQGMDVAPPAGPLWILGDVFIRQFYSVFDRGNNRVGLAPAAP